A region of Selenomonadales bacterium 4137-cl DNA encodes the following proteins:
- a CDS encoding DNA translocase FtsK 4TM domain-containing protein, whose protein sequence is MAKSLSELTPELKCELFGIALVTAAVLALASLAGLNIGPAGDFVAKILRYAFGAGAPVLPVILLAVGSRYVWTRKAVHYSLRFWGLMLVYITALAIYHHFKIPAGREVLPESLMPGGGLIGGMVLFALRKLFGVSGGLIVLIGVALAALLLATAWSLGGTLLAARRKAGEGLSSAREAVAATIEKARDEAAADRERSFYNQERDTPPVFAPPSAPPPLAVKPDPEPAAPALRLAEKPAPPPLPAPEALAHYSLPPMSLLKKPGKPRFLKTTKELTDNARLLESTLDDFGVGARVLNAYQGPAVTRYELEPAAGVKVSRIVSLADDIALKLAAHGVRMEAPIPGKAAIGIEVPNKEISPVSLREVVECADFQRAASRLTVALGKDIAGQPIVADLAKMPHLLVAGATGSGKSVCINTLIVSVLFKARPDEVKFLLVDPKVVELSNYNGIPHLLTPVVTDCKKAASALRWAVGEMERRYALFAAAGVRDFARYNELLPDERLPLILIIIDELADLMMVAPVDVEDAICRLAQMARAAGLHLVLATQRPSVDVITGTIKANIPSRISFAVSSQVDSRTILDMAGAEKLLGKGDMLFYPVGASKPLRVQGAFISDGEVEELVAYLKEQTEPEYTEGVTSFVEYGDRQGRESMEDELLEEAVRMVLETGQASVSMLQRKFRVGYTRAARLIDMMEEMKIVGPNIGSKAREILMTTDQVNNLYFNKE, encoded by the coding sequence TTGGCTAAATCCCTGTCCGAACTGACGCCCGAACTGAAGTGCGAACTGTTCGGCATCGCCCTCGTCACCGCCGCCGTGCTTGCGCTTGCCAGCCTTGCGGGCCTCAACATCGGCCCGGCGGGCGATTTCGTCGCCAAAATCCTCCGCTACGCTTTCGGCGCCGGCGCGCCTGTTTTGCCGGTAATCCTGCTGGCGGTAGGGTCCCGGTACGTGTGGACGCGCAAAGCCGTCCATTATTCGTTGCGTTTTTGGGGACTGATGCTGGTCTACATAACCGCGCTGGCCATTTATCACCATTTCAAAATCCCGGCCGGCCGTGAGGTGCTGCCCGAAAGCCTGATGCCCGGAGGCGGCCTGATCGGCGGCATGGTGTTGTTTGCCCTCCGCAAGTTGTTCGGCGTCTCCGGCGGCCTGATCGTGTTGATCGGCGTCGCCCTGGCCGCGCTGCTGCTCGCGACCGCCTGGTCGCTGGGCGGCACGCTTCTCGCCGCCCGCCGCAAGGCCGGGGAGGGGTTGTCAAGCGCCCGTGAAGCCGTCGCCGCCACGATTGAGAAAGCCCGCGATGAAGCCGCGGCTGACCGGGAACGCAGCTTTTACAACCAGGAGCGCGATACGCCCCCGGTGTTCGCTCCGCCGTCGGCCCCGCCCCCGCTGGCCGTTAAACCGGATCCCGAACCGGCCGCGCCCGCGCTGCGCTTGGCCGAAAAGCCCGCCCCGCCGCCGCTGCCGGCGCCGGAAGCGCTTGCTCACTATTCGCTGCCTCCTATGTCGCTGCTCAAAAAGCCGGGCAAACCCCGCTTTCTTAAGACGACCAAGGAGCTGACTGACAATGCCCGCCTGCTGGAGAGCACTCTGGATGATTTCGGGGTGGGGGCGAGGGTGCTGAACGCTTACCAGGGACCGGCCGTAACCCGCTATGAGCTGGAGCCGGCCGCGGGCGTGAAGGTTAGCCGCATCGTCAGCCTGGCCGACGATATCGCCCTGAAGCTCGCCGCCCACGGCGTGCGCATGGAGGCGCCCATCCCCGGGAAGGCCGCCATCGGTATCGAGGTGCCGAATAAGGAGATTTCCCCTGTGTCGCTCCGCGAGGTCGTCGAATGCGCCGACTTCCAGCGCGCCGCCTCCCGCCTCACCGTCGCGCTCGGCAAGGACATCGCCGGCCAGCCGATCGTCGCCGACCTGGCGAAGATGCCCCATCTGCTGGTGGCCGGCGCCACCGGTTCCGGCAAAAGCGTCTGCATCAACACCCTCATCGTCAGCGTCCTGTTCAAGGCCCGCCCCGACGAGGTGAAATTCCTGCTGGTCGATCCCAAGGTCGTCGAGCTGTCCAACTATAACGGCATCCCTCACCTGTTGACCCCGGTGGTGACCGATTGCAAGAAAGCCGCCTCGGCTCTCAGGTGGGCGGTGGGGGAGATGGAGCGGCGTTACGCGCTGTTCGCAGCGGCCGGCGTCCGCGATTTCGCCCGCTACAATGAGCTGTTGCCCGATGAGCGCCTGCCGCTCATCCTCATCATTATCGACGAGCTTGCCGACCTGATGATGGTGGCTCCGGTGGACGTCGAGGACGCCATCTGCCGCCTCGCCCAAATGGCCCGGGCCGCCGGCCTGCACCTCGTGCTCGCCACTCAGCGGCCGTCGGTGGATGTCATCACCGGCACGATCAAGGCCAACATCCCCTCGCGAATTTCGTTCGCGGTCTCTTCCCAGGTGGATTCGCGCACCATCCTCGATATGGCCGGCGCCGAAAAGCTGCTGGGCAAAGGGGACATGCTCTTCTACCCGGTGGGCGCTTCCAAGCCGCTCCGGGTCCAGGGCGCTTTCATTTCCGACGGCGAGGTCGAGGAACTGGTGGCCTATCTCAAGGAACAGACCGAGCCGGAGTATACCGAAGGGGTGACCAGCTTTGTCGAGTACGGCGACCGCCAGGGTCGCGAGTCGATGGAGGATGAACTGCTGGAGGAAGCGGTGCGCATGGTTCTCGAGACCGGCCAGGCGTCGGTGTCGATGCTGCAGCGCAAGTTTCGCGTCGGGTATACCCGCGCCGCCAGGTTGATCGATATGATGGAGGAGATGAAGATCGTCGGCCCCAATATCGGCAGCAAGGCCCGCGAAATCCTCATGACGACCGACCAGGTCAACAACCTCTATTTCAATAAGGAGTAG
- the dapB gene encoding 4-hydroxy-tetrahydrodipicolinate reductase — protein MIRVMVCGAYGKMGREVLRAVHKDEMLSVVGAVDVNSDFADVGDLIGVGKIGVVVGNDLATVISETKPQVMVDFTAPEAVMVNIRTAIASGVCPVVGTTGISTADIEEVRELCKKHRGNAIVAPNFSLGAVLMMQLSVNIAKYFPYVEITELHHDQKLDAPSGTAIRTAELIAAQRGVLKQGNPKEVEKLPGARGAEYAGIRLHSVRLPGLVAHQEVMFGGLGQTLTIRHDSISRESFMPGVLLACKKVLTVDGLVYGLENIMS, from the coding sequence ATGATAAGAGTCATGGTATGCGGCGCCTACGGCAAAATGGGCCGGGAAGTGCTCAGAGCCGTACATAAGGACGAAATGCTTAGCGTCGTCGGCGCCGTGGACGTCAATTCCGATTTCGCCGATGTGGGCGACCTCATCGGTGTTGGGAAAATAGGGGTGGTAGTAGGCAACGATCTGGCGACGGTTATCAGCGAAACGAAACCCCAGGTTATGGTGGATTTCACCGCTCCGGAAGCGGTGATGGTCAACATCCGTACCGCCATTGCCAGCGGTGTCTGCCCGGTCGTAGGCACGACCGGGATTTCGACCGCTGATATCGAAGAGGTGCGTGAGCTCTGCAAGAAGCACCGCGGCAACGCGATCGTCGCGCCGAACTTTTCGCTGGGGGCGGTGTTGATGATGCAGCTTTCGGTTAATATCGCCAAGTATTTCCCGTATGTGGAGATTACCGAGCTTCATCACGATCAAAAGCTGGACGCCCCATCGGGAACTGCCATCCGCACCGCCGAACTCATCGCCGCCCAGCGGGGAGTGCTCAAACAGGGCAATCCGAAAGAGGTGGAGAAGCTGCCCGGCGCGCGGGGAGCCGAATACGCGGGAATACGGCTGCACAGTGTTCGCCTTCCCGGCCTCGTCGCCCACCAGGAGGTGATGTTCGGCGGCCTCGGGCAGACGCTGACCATTCGCCACGATTCCATTTCCCGCGAGTCGTTCATGCCGGGCGTGCTGCTGGCCTGCAAAAAGGTGCTGACCGTCGACGGCCTGGTTTACGGACTGGAAAATATAATGTCATAA
- a CDS encoding ATP-dependent Clp protease proteolytic subunit — MIDSDNPVVPQPGTEHPHPQGPTEPPKQRRTRKNATTENIEQMGATEVPTAKTNIHVMTIIGQIEGHMVLPPQNKTTKYEHIMPQLVAIEQNPEIEGLLLLLNTVGGDVEAGLAIAEMVASMSKPSVSVVLGGGHSIGVPIATSATYSLIVESATMTIHPIRLTGLVIGAQSSFDYLEKMQDRVNKFVTIHSGISEKKWKELLYKTGELSRDIGTSVVGGDAVELGLINGVGGVSQALAKLRELIKANNEASRGLRQ; from the coding sequence ATGATTGACAGCGACAATCCCGTCGTACCGCAACCCGGCACCGAACACCCGCATCCCCAGGGGCCGACCGAGCCGCCCAAGCAGCGGCGGACCAGGAAGAACGCCACGACCGAGAATATCGAGCAGATGGGCGCCACCGAGGTGCCGACCGCCAAGACCAATATCCATGTAATGACCATCATAGGCCAGATCGAGGGTCATATGGTGCTGCCCCCGCAGAACAAGACGACCAAATACGAGCATATCATGCCCCAACTGGTCGCCATCGAGCAAAATCCTGAGATTGAGGGCCTGTTGCTGCTGCTCAACACGGTGGGCGGCGATGTCGAGGCCGGGCTGGCGATTGCCGAGATGGTCGCCAGCATGTCCAAGCCGTCGGTGTCGGTGGTTCTCGGAGGAGGCCACAGCATCGGCGTGCCGATCGCCACTTCGGCGACCTATTCGTTGATCGTGGAAAGCGCCACCATGACCATCCACCCGATCCGTCTCACCGGCCTGGTCATCGGCGCGCAGAGTTCGTTCGATTACTTGGAGAAGATGCAGGACAGGGTGAACAAGTTCGTGACCATCCATTCCGGCATCTCAGAAAAGAAGTGGAAGGAGCTGCTGTATAAAACCGGCGAGCTGTCGCGGGATATCGGCACCTCGGTCGTCGGCGGCGATGCCGTGGAATTGGGCCTGATAAACGGCGTGGGCGGCGTTTCCCAGGCTTTGGCCAAGCTACGCGAGCTCATCAAGGCGAACAACGAGGCCAGCAGGGGGCTGCGGCAATGA
- a CDS encoding aspartate-semialdehyde dehydrogenase, producing the protein MRKYNVAILGATGAVGQEFLQLIAERNFPFQNLKLLASERSAGRKIDFLGKEYTVEEATADSFKGVEIALFAGGAASKTFAPAAVKHGAVVIDNSSAFRMDPEVPLVVPEVNPEAIRNHKGIIANPNCSTIIMVMALKPIHDAVRIKRVVVSTYQAVSGAGKEAIDELSDQVKAVAANEPVEARILPSASLPAHYQIAFNLLPQVDVFMDDGYSKEELKMVQETQKILDDPAIAVTATTVRVPVFRSHSESVNLELSGPLAANEAKKLLAAFPGIVVEDDPSRQVYPMPLTTSGRNEVFVGRIREDNTVSHGLNMWVVGDQIRKGAALNALQIAEYMIEHNLI; encoded by the coding sequence ATGCGCAAGTACAACGTAGCCATCCTCGGCGCCACCGGCGCTGTCGGCCAGGAGTTCCTGCAGCTTATCGCCGAGCGAAACTTCCCTTTCCAAAACCTCAAATTGCTGGCCTCGGAGCGTTCGGCCGGCAGGAAGATCGATTTTCTCGGCAAGGAATACACCGTCGAGGAAGCGACCGCCGATTCTTTCAAGGGGGTGGAGATCGCCCTGTTCGCCGGCGGCGCCGCCAGCAAAACCTTCGCGCCTGCGGCGGTGAAGCACGGCGCGGTGGTGATCGATAATTCGAGCGCTTTCCGGATGGACCCCGAGGTGCCGCTGGTGGTGCCGGAGGTGAACCCCGAGGCGATCAGGAATCACAAAGGCATCATCGCCAATCCCAACTGTTCGACAATTATTATGGTTATGGCGCTTAAGCCGATTCACGATGCGGTTAGAATAAAGCGGGTGGTGGTTTCCACCTACCAGGCGGTTTCCGGAGCCGGCAAGGAGGCTATCGACGAGCTTTCCGACCAGGTGAAGGCGGTGGCGGCCAACGAGCCTGTCGAAGCCAGGATTCTGCCGAGCGCGAGCCTGCCGGCCCATTACCAGATTGCGTTCAACCTTTTGCCTCAGGTCGACGTTTTTATGGATGACGGTTATAGCAAAGAAGAGCTGAAGATGGTCCAGGAGACCCAGAAAATCCTCGACGATCCGGCGATCGCGGTCACGGCTACGACCGTCCGCGTACCTGTTTTCCGCAGCCATTCGGAATCCGTCAATCTCGAGTTGTCCGGACCGCTGGCGGCCAATGAGGCCAAAAAGCTGCTGGCCGCTTTCCCGGGGATAGTCGTTGAGGACGATCCTTCGCGGCAAGTTTACCCCATGCCGCTCACCACGTCCGGCCGGAACGAGGTGTTCGTCGGCCGCATCCGCGAGGACAATACCGTATCCCACGGCCTCAATATGTGGGTGGTGGGCGACCAGATCCGCAAGGGCGCGGCTCTCAACGCCTTGCAGATCGCCGAGTACATGATCGAACATAATCTAATTTGA
- a CDS encoding YlzJ-like family protein, whose amino-acid sequence MSVLWTVLPAELVLDGFEKSPVYEEAEIAGAKVMVEKVAPYECRIVRLLSTAPDDFLRPELQPGVTLSYKPSLAAGDLR is encoded by the coding sequence ATGAGCGTGCTGTGGACGGTGCTGCCTGCGGAGCTGGTCCTCGACGGGTTCGAGAAAAGCCCCGTCTACGAGGAGGCGGAGATCGCCGGCGCGAAGGTGATGGTGGAAAAGGTGGCTCCCTATGAATGCCGCATCGTCAGACTGCTGTCCACTGCGCCGGACGACTTCCTTCGCCCCGAACTCCAGCCGGGGGTGACGCTTTCTTACAAGCCTTCCCTCGCGGCGGGGGATTTAAGATAA
- a CDS encoding ribonuclease J, with product MSKGKLQIIPLGGLGEIGKNMTVVRYGNEIIVIDCGLSFPEDDMLGIDLVIPDITYLLENRDLVKAIFLTHGHEDHIGALPYVLKQLTVPVYGTRLTLGILEGRLKENGVANSSLVAVKPGDQIQAGAFKVGFIKVSHSIPDAVALSVRTPVGTIVHTGDFKLDQTPVDNRVTDFHRFAELGDQGVLVMLADSTNAERPGFTASERAVGATFDDAFRKARDRIIIATFSSNVHRIQQAIDTACKFKRKVAILGRSMVNVANIALEQGYLNAPEGVIIDVDEINNYPASQVVIMTTGSQGEPMSALSRMAMSDHKKVDIVPGDTIIISATPIPGNEKMVSRTIDYLLRQGADVIYEATSGIHVSGHASQEELKLMHNLVRPKFFIPVHGEFRHLVKHAKLAQDLGMPKENVFVAENGHVLEFSPDKGAMTGKVTAGKVLVDGLGVGDVGNIVLRDRRQLSQDGILIVVVTMDKQRACVVAGPDIVSRGFVYVRESEQLMDEAREKVKHTLEKYETGGITEWSTIKTGVRDTLGKFLYERTRRRPMILPIIMEV from the coding sequence TTGTCTAAAGGAAAACTGCAAATTATCCCCCTGGGTGGCTTGGGGGAGATCGGCAAGAACATGACCGTGGTCCGTTACGGCAACGAGATCATCGTTATTGACTGCGGTCTGTCCTTCCCCGAGGATGACATGCTCGGCATCGATCTTGTCATCCCCGACATCACGTATCTCCTCGAAAACAGGGATTTGGTCAAGGCCATTTTCCTGACCCACGGCCACGAGGACCATATCGGCGCCCTGCCGTATGTCCTCAAACAGCTCACCGTGCCGGTGTACGGAACCCGCCTGACCCTCGGCATCCTCGAAGGACGGCTCAAGGAAAACGGAGTTGCCAACAGCTCGCTCGTGGCCGTCAAGCCGGGCGACCAGATTCAGGCAGGCGCTTTCAAGGTCGGGTTCATCAAGGTAAGCCACAGCATCCCGGACGCGGTGGCGCTGTCGGTCAGGACCCCGGTGGGCACGATCGTCCACACCGGCGATTTCAAGCTCGACCAGACGCCGGTCGACAACCGCGTCACCGATTTCCACCGTTTCGCGGAACTGGGCGATCAGGGCGTACTCGTCATGCTTGCCGACAGCACCAACGCCGAACGGCCCGGCTTTACGGCCAGCGAACGGGCGGTGGGGGCGACGTTTGACGACGCCTTCCGCAAGGCTCGCGATCGCATCATCATCGCCACTTTTTCCTCGAATGTGCACCGCATCCAGCAGGCGATCGACACCGCCTGCAAGTTCAAGCGCAAGGTCGCCATCCTCGGACGCAGCATGGTCAATGTGGCCAATATCGCGCTGGAGCAGGGCTATCTGAACGCTCCTGAAGGCGTGATCATCGACGTGGACGAGATTAACAACTACCCGGCGTCCCAAGTCGTCATCATGACGACCGGCAGCCAGGGCGAACCGATGTCCGCTCTCAGCCGCATGGCGATGTCCGACCACAAAAAGGTCGACATTGTGCCTGGCGACACGATCATTATCTCGGCCACACCCATCCCCGGGAACGAGAAAATGGTTTCGCGGACGATCGACTATCTGCTGCGCCAGGGCGCCGACGTTATCTACGAGGCGACGTCAGGCATCCACGTATCAGGCCATGCCAGCCAGGAAGAATTGAAGCTGATGCATAACCTCGTCAGGCCGAAGTTCTTTATCCCCGTCCACGGCGAATTCCGCCATCTCGTCAAGCACGCTAAACTGGCCCAGGATCTCGGCATGCCGAAGGAGAACGTTTTCGTAGCCGAAAACGGCCATGTGCTCGAGTTCTCGCCCGACAAAGGCGCCATGACCGGCAAAGTAACCGCCGGCAAGGTTCTGGTCGACGGACTCGGGGTGGGAGACGTAGGCAACATTGTCTTGCGGGACCGGCGGCAGCTCTCCCAGGACGGCATCCTGATCGTGGTCGTCACCATGGACAAGCAGCGCGCCTGCGTGGTGGCCGGGCCCGACATCGTTTCGCGCGGTTTCGTGTATGTGCGCGAGTCGGAGCAGTTGATGGATGAGGCCCGCGAAAAGGTGAAGCATACTCTTGAGAAGTACGAGACAGGCGGCATCACCGAGTGGTCGACCATCAAGACCGGCGTGCGCGACACCCTCGGCAAGTTCCTGTATGAGCGGACCCGCCGCCGTCCGATGATTTTGCCGATAATAATGGAAGTATGA
- the dapA gene encoding 4-hydroxy-tetrahydrodipicolinate synthase: MKTFGRILTAMVTPFNDDLSVNYKAAANLAKHLVANGNDGLVVAGSTGEAATLAKEEKLKLFATVLEAVGDKATVIVGTGSNDTRASIALTQDAEKLGVHGSLLVGPYYNKPPQEGYYQHFKAIADNTGLPLIVYNVPGRTAGNILPATIARLAEIKNIVAVKESSGNLDQVSEIVRSVPKDFMVYSGDDSLTLPILSVGGVGVVSVAGHIVAKRMQEMIGAFFAGDVAAARDIHLELMPFFKVIFITTNPIPVKTAVNLAGLGAGPVRPPLIAATTAETEQIRKVMQDIGAL; encoded by the coding sequence GTGAAAACCTTCGGACGCATACTTACCGCGATGGTTACACCGTTCAACGACGATCTGAGCGTGAACTACAAGGCCGCGGCCAACCTCGCCAAGCATCTGGTGGCGAACGGCAACGATGGCCTGGTAGTGGCCGGCAGTACCGGCGAAGCGGCTACCCTCGCCAAGGAAGAAAAGCTTAAGCTGTTCGCGACCGTACTCGAGGCGGTAGGCGACAAGGCGACCGTTATCGTCGGCACCGGGTCGAACGATACCCGCGCCTCAATCGCGCTGACCCAGGATGCGGAAAAACTCGGCGTTCACGGTTCGCTGCTCGTCGGCCCCTACTATAACAAGCCTCCCCAGGAAGGCTACTATCAGCACTTCAAGGCCATCGCCGACAACACCGGCCTGCCGCTTATCGTTTATAACGTCCCCGGGCGGACCGCCGGCAACATTCTGCCGGCTACCATCGCCCGCTTGGCGGAGATTAAGAATATCGTCGCTGTGAAGGAATCGAGCGGCAATCTTGATCAGGTTTCCGAGATCGTCCGCAGTGTTCCCAAGGATTTTATGGTCTATAGCGGCGACGACAGCCTCACGCTCCCGATCCTTTCGGTGGGCGGCGTCGGTGTCGTCAGTGTGGCCGGCCACATTGTCGCCAAACGCATGCAGGAGATGATCGGCGCGTTCTTCGCCGGTGACGTGGCCGCCGCCCGCGACATCCACCTTGAGCTTATGCCGTTCTTCAAGGTTATCTTTATAACCACCAACCCCATCCCGGTGAAAACGGCCGTCAATCTGGCCGGCCTCGGCGCAGGCCCCGTGCGTCCGCCCCTCATTGCGGCGACGACGGCCGAGACCGAGCAGATCAGGAAGGTAATGCAAGATATCGGTGCCCTGTGA
- the dapG gene encoding aspartate kinase, protein MRIIIQKFGGTSVASPEVRAMVVGKINQAREQGYTPVVVVSAMGRRGDSYATDTLLDLARASYRGIASRELDHVMYCGEIISAVVMTGVLQAADIDSVMLTGGQAGITTDDNFNNARVMKVDPARIMNFLKMGKVPVVCGFQGVTADGEFTTLGRGGSDTTAAVLGAALGAEVVEIYTDVDGIMTADPRIVPTAKILDIISYNEVAQLAHQGAKVIHPRAVEIAMQKNIPLVVKSTFSDAPGTLITNISKEGPERNAVTDRIATGVTFLPNIVQIKVPLDQDATPMESHKIFRALADGKISVDLINVHPGQVMFTVAEDVAEKAAARLQKLGYSAEARHDCAKVSVVGGGIHEVPGVMANFVEALSLYNIPILQTVDSHTSISVLVKRADVENAVKALHEKFGLAD, encoded by the coding sequence ATGCGCATCATCATCCAAAAATTCGGCGGCACGTCGGTGGCTTCCCCTGAGGTCAGGGCGATGGTGGTCGGTAAGATCAACCAGGCCCGCGAGCAGGGGTATACGCCGGTGGTGGTCGTTTCGGCGATGGGCAGGAGGGGCGATTCCTACGCCACCGACACCCTTCTCGATCTGGCCCGTGCGTCTTACCGCGGGATCGCCTCCCGCGAACTCGACCATGTGATGTACTGCGGGGAAATTATCTCCGCCGTGGTTATGACCGGGGTGCTGCAGGCCGCCGATATCGATTCCGTTATGCTTACCGGCGGGCAGGCGGGCATCACCACGGACGACAATTTCAACAACGCCCGCGTGATGAAGGTCGATCCCGCGCGGATCATGAATTTCCTCAAGATGGGCAAGGTTCCCGTAGTGTGCGGCTTCCAGGGCGTCACGGCCGACGGCGAGTTTACCACCCTTGGCCGCGGCGGCAGCGACACTACCGCCGCCGTTCTTGGCGCGGCGCTCGGAGCCGAGGTGGTCGAGATTTACACCGATGTCGACGGCATCATGACCGCCGATCCGCGCATCGTGCCCACCGCCAAGATCCTCGACATCATCAGCTATAACGAGGTCGCCCAGCTTGCCCACCAGGGAGCCAAGGTAATCCACCCCCGCGCGGTCGAGATCGCGATGCAGAAGAATATCCCCCTGGTGGTGAAATCGACTTTTTCGGACGCGCCGGGCACGCTGATCACCAATATTTCCAAGGAAGGACCGGAAAGGAATGCCGTCACCGACCGGATCGCCACCGGTGTGACCTTTCTGCCCAACATCGTCCAGATTAAGGTGCCGCTTGACCAGGACGCAACCCCGATGGAAAGCCACAAGATTTTCCGCGCCCTGGCCGACGGCAAAATCAGTGTCGACCTCATCAACGTCCACCCCGGCCAGGTGATGTTCACTGTTGCCGAGGACGTCGCCGAGAAGGCGGCCGCCAGGCTGCAGAAGCTCGGATACAGCGCCGAGGCGCGCCACGACTGTGCCAAGGTGTCGGTGGTGGGCGGGGGAATCCACGAGGTGCCGGGCGTCATGGCCAACTTCGTCGAGGCCTTGTCGCTATACAACATCCCCATTCTGCAGACGGTTGATTCCCATACGTCGATTTCCGTACTGGTAAAAAGAGCCGATGTGGAGAATGCGGTTAAGGCGCTCCACGAAAAGTTCGGCCTGGCTGATTAG
- the mnmH gene encoding tRNA 2-selenouridine(34) synthase MnmH encodes MDRVIDLADALKLDNPIFIDMRSPSEFANGAIPGAVNIPLLDDAERSVVGTIYKLTGPEEAKQQGLALVSAKLPELVGNIRAHHRVGREVVVYCWRGGMRSKSVVGILEIMGIPAYQLLGGYKAYRRYVLEALEAFALNPPVVTLCGSTGVGKTTLLKLLKERGAPVIDLEQLANHRGSVFGSVGLGKSATAQNFDAVILQELNRYKDAPYILVECESKRIGNVYLPDVLFAAMKKGPKILAFADIETRVTRLIDEYLDVYNHRREEIIASIQALRKRLGAAKSERLLAAFAAGEVRDVVRTLLTDYYDPLYGYEKADPGGYAFTVDAADLARAADGIIDYLNTLRGDIRCRQ; translated from the coding sequence TTGGATAGAGTAATAGATTTAGCTGACGCCCTTAAACTGGACAACCCGATATTCATCGACATGCGCTCGCCGTCGGAGTTCGCGAACGGCGCCATCCCCGGCGCGGTCAACATTCCGCTGCTCGACGACGCCGAGCGCAGCGTAGTCGGTACGATTTACAAGCTGACCGGACCGGAGGAAGCCAAACAGCAAGGCCTGGCGTTAGTTTCCGCCAAGCTTCCCGAGCTGGTCGGCAACATCCGCGCCCACCACCGTGTCGGCCGCGAGGTCGTCGTCTACTGCTGGCGTGGCGGCATGCGCTCGAAATCGGTCGTCGGTATCCTCGAGATCATGGGCATCCCGGCGTACCAACTGCTAGGCGGATACAAGGCGTATCGTCGCTATGTGCTCGAAGCTCTTGAGGCGTTCGCGCTCAATCCGCCGGTCGTCACCTTGTGCGGCTCGACCGGCGTGGGCAAAACGACGCTGCTCAAGCTCCTCAAGGAGCGCGGCGCGCCGGTTATCGATCTCGAACAGCTTGCCAACCACCGCGGATCGGTCTTCGGCAGCGTTGGTCTCGGCAAATCCGCGACCGCCCAAAATTTCGACGCCGTGATTCTTCAGGAGCTCAACCGCTACAAGGACGCGCCTTATATACTGGTGGAGTGCGAAAGTAAGCGCATCGGCAACGTATATCTGCCGGATGTGCTGTTCGCGGCCATGAAAAAGGGTCCGAAGATTCTCGCCTTCGCCGATATCGAGACAAGGGTCACGCGCCTTATTGACGAATATCTTGACGTATACAATCACCGTCGCGAAGAGATCATCGCCAGCATCCAGGCGCTTCGCAAGCGGCTGGGAGCGGCCAAGTCCGAGCGACTGCTGGCGGCTTTTGCCGCCGGCGAGGTGCGGGACGTAGTCCGCACCTTGTTGACCGACTATTACGACCCGCTGTACGGTTACGAAAAGGCAGATCCCGGCGGCTACGCCTTCACGGTCGACGCCGCGGACCTTGCCCGGGCAGCGGACGGTATAATAGATTATCTCAATACACTAAGGGGGGATATCCGTTGCCGACAGTAG
- a CDS encoding DUF4115 domain-containing protein → MPTVGELLRTEREKQNMTVKDIEKATSIRALYIQAIEDGKYDVLPGEVYLKGFIRNYASYLGLNPQQVLDVYRDNQSPQAPQPAAPSTPAASSMPPKVEAGREGQGGGSLGRWVIILVVLAVLVGAGWAVMNHFNRTPAPQTSPPQAKVQPTPAPAPVPVPAPQKTPAPAPAAKPIVVVAKYTAECWTRVTADGREVYEGIPRVGETLTWNATRTMDVHVGNAAGIELTYNGQPQGRIGGDGEVIMKSFTANNTTGTQR, encoded by the coding sequence TTGCCGACAGTAGGCGAGCTCCTGCGAACCGAGCGTGAAAAACAAAACATGACCGTCAAGGATATCGAGAAGGCCACCAGCATTCGCGCCCTCTATATCCAGGCGATCGAGGACGGCAAATACGACGTGCTGCCTGGGGAAGTATATCTGAAGGGCTTTATCCGTAATTACGCGTCTTATCTTGGCCTGAACCCCCAGCAGGTACTCGATGTTTACCGCGACAACCAGTCTCCGCAGGCTCCCCAGCCGGCGGCACCTTCCACACCGGCCGCTTCTTCCATGCCGCCCAAGGTGGAGGCCGGCCGGGAAGGGCAGGGGGGAGGTTCGCTCGGCCGTTGGGTGATAATCCTGGTGGTGCTGGCCGTCCTTGTCGGCGCCGGCTGGGCGGTGATGAACCATTTCAACCGGACGCCCGCCCCGCAGACCAGTCCTCCTCAGGCAAAAGTGCAGCCGACACCGGCGCCTGCCCCCGTTCCCGTTCCCGCGCCGCAAAAGACGCCTGCTCCCGCGCCGGCAGCCAAGCCGATCGTGGTTGTCGCCAAATATACCGCCGAGTGCTGGACCCGCGTGACCGCCGACGGTCGCGAGGTGTACGAGGGCATACCGCGGGTCGGCGAGACGTTGACCTGGAACGCCACCCGGACCATGGACGTGCATGTCGGCAACGCCGCCGGCATCGAGCTTACTTACAACGGGCAGCCCCAAGGCCGGATCGGCGGCGACGGGGAAGTAATAATGAAGTCTTTTACGGCGAATAATACTACCGGTACGCAGCGCTAG